The following are encoded together in the Humulus lupulus chromosome 5, drHumLupu1.1, whole genome shotgun sequence genome:
- the LOC133834862 gene encoding probable serine/threonine-protein kinase PBL8 — translation MGNCGTREESAVVTNAQVQQLNLISSLPAKNGEKKQNHHRSISDLSDPSTPRNFEDSRKNAMLYTHIISFTLFELETITKSFRSDYILGEGGFGTVYKGYVDENVRVGLKSLPVAVKVLNKEGLQGHREWLTEVNFLGQLRHPNLVKLIGYCCEDDHRLLVYEFMFRGSLENHLFRKASIPFLWGTRMAIALGAAKGLAFLHNAERPVIYRDFKTSNILLDSDYTAKLSDFGLAKAGPQGDETHVSTRVMGTYGYAAPEYVMTGHLTARSDVYSFGVVLLELLTGRRSVDKTRPSKEQNLVEWARPKLNDKRKLLQIIDPRLENQYSVRAAQKACSLAYYCLSQNPKARPLMSDVVETLEPLQSGNDANEVSSSFSIGNSGPFARIPDYRMRQRFTNNVGPGSSCRSPNPNCSPGGPAACRVR, via the exons atggGCAATTGTGGTACTAGAGAGGAATCTGCAGTGGTAACCAATGCTCAAG TTCAACAGCTGAACTTGATATCGTCTTTGCCTGCTAAAAATGGTGAGAAGAAGCAGAATCATCATCGTTCCATATCAGATCTAAGCGATCCCTCAACTCCACGGAACTTTGAGGATTCGAGAAAGAACGCCATGCTTTACACCCATATCATCTCCTTTACCCTCTTCGAGCTTGAGACCATCACAAAGAGCTTCCGCTCCGATTACATCCTCGGCGAGGGAGGCTTTGGAACTGTCTATAAGGGTTACGTTGACGAAAATGTCAGGGTTGGCCTTAAATCGCTCCCAGTCGCCGTCAAAGTACTTAATAAGGAGGGTCTTCAGGGTCACCGAGAGTGGCTT ACTGAGGTGAACTTTTTGGGGCAGCTTAGACATCCTAATCTGGTTAAGTTGATTGGATATTGTTGCGAGGACGATCATAGATTACTTGTGTACGAGTTCATGTTTCGCGGAAGCCTTGAGAATCATCTGTTCAGGA AAGCATCTATTCCATTTTTGTGGGGAACAAGAATGGCTATTGCTCTGGGAGCTGCAAAAGGGCTTGCTTTCCTTCACAATGCAGAAAGGCCCGTTATTTACCGAGACTTCAAAACCTCTAATATATTATTGGACTCA GATTATACAGCCAAGCTCTCTGATTTTGGTCTTGCTAAAGCTGGACCTCAGGGTGATGAAACCCATGTCTCTACCCGAGTAATGGGCACCTATGGTTATGCAGCTCCTGAATATGTAATGACTG GCCACTTGACTGCAAGGAGCGATGTTTACAGTTTTGGAGTTGTTCTTTTGGAGCTTTTGACTGGAAGGAGGTCGGTTGACAAGACAAGACCAAGTAAAGAGCAAAACTTGGTAGAATGGGCCAGGCCTAAACTGAATGACAAGAGAAAGTTGCTTCAAATAATTGATCCCAGGTTGGAAAATCAATATTCGGTTAGAGCAGCTCAGAAGGCTTGCAGTTTAGCATACTATTGTCTGAGCCAAAATCCCAAAGCAAGGCCCTTAATGAGTGATGTTGTTGAAACACTGGAACCTTTGCAAAGTGGCAACGATGCAAATGAAgtttcatcatcattttcaatTGGCAATTCCGGTCCATTTGCCAGAATCCCGGATTATCGGATGCGTCAGAGGTTTACAAATAATGTTGGTCCGGGTTCTAGTTGCCGATCTCCTAACCCAAATTGTTCCCCGGGAGGTCCTGCAGCATGCAGAGTTCGATGA